The nucleotide sequence GGTCATCTCCCGGGCGTACCTGGAGACGCTCGCCGACCATCCCGAGCTGCGGATCGCCGCGGTCGCCGACCTCGACCCGACCCGCTCGGCGGCGGTCGCCGCCGAACTGCCCGGCACCGAGGCGGTGAGCGTCGAGCGGCTGCTCGACCATCCCGACGTGCGGACGGTGCTGAACCTGACGATCCCGGCGGCGCACGCCGAGATCTCGCTCGCCGCAATCGACGCCGGCCGGAACGTGTACGTCGAGAAGCCGCTCGGCGTCACGTTCCCGGAGGGCCGCTCGATCGTCGACCGGGCCACCTCGGCCGGCGTCCGCCTCGGCTGCGCACCGGACACCGTGCTGGGCACCGGCACCCAGACCGCCCGCGCGGTGATCGACGAGGGGCTCATCGGGCGCCCGCTCTCCGCCCTGGCCGTGATGGTCACCCCGGGACACGAGCGCTGGCATCCGGACCCCGACTTCTACTACGCCCCCGGCGGCGGTCCACTGCTGGACATGGGGCCGTACTACATCTCCGCCCTCGTCCACCTGCTCGGGCCGGTACGCGCGGTGATCGGCGCCGCCGCCCGGCTGCGTACCGAGCGGGTCATCCGGACCGGTCCGCGCGGCGGCCAGACGATCCCGGTGCGGGTGGACAGCCACGTCTCCGGGGTACTCGAACACACCGGCGGTGCCCTCTCCACCATCACGACGAGTTTCGACGGCGTCGCGACGACGGCGGCGCCGATCGAGGTGCACGGCGAGGACGCCAGCCTCGCCGTACCCGACCCGAACCGGTTCGACGGCCAGGTGCGGATCCTGCCGCTCGACGGGCGCTGGGACCCGGTCCAGGCACGGGCGGGCTACGCCGAGGCATCCCGGGGGGTGGGCCTGGTCGACCAGGTCAGGGCCGATCCGCAGCGTCCGCCTCGGGCCGGTGGCGAGTTCGCGCTGCACGTGCTCGAGGTGATGACCGCGCTGCTCCGCTCGGCCGACGAGGGACGGCGGATCGAGCTGACCAGCACGGTGCGGCGGCCCACGCCGGTCCCGTACACCGGGGTCGAGGACTGGAAGGAGGCGCGGGCGGCGGCGGGCTGAGCCGGCGCGACGGCGGCATCACGGGGGCGCACCCGGTGCGCCGGGGTGAAATTCGGTTGCCGTGCGCGCCGGGTTGCCGCAGGGTTGCGGACATGACGTACTGACCGGCACCGCCCCAGTCGAGCCCACACCGCAGCAGCGCGCTGTCGCGCACCGGTGGGAGGGCCGTAACGCCGTGAAGTCCGTACCCCTCTCCAGGAGTGAGTCTCCTTGTCGCAGC is from Micromonospora sp. WMMD1102 and encodes:
- a CDS encoding Gfo/Idh/MocA family oxidoreductase, whose translation is MGDPHGVGIVGLGVISRAYLETLADHPELRIAAVADLDPTRSAAVAAELPGTEAVSVERLLDHPDVRTVLNLTIPAAHAEISLAAIDAGRNVYVEKPLGVTFPEGRSIVDRATSAGVRLGCAPDTVLGTGTQTARAVIDEGLIGRPLSALAVMVTPGHERWHPDPDFYYAPGGGPLLDMGPYYISALVHLLGPVRAVIGAAARLRTERVIRTGPRGGQTIPVRVDSHVSGVLEHTGGALSTITTSFDGVATTAAPIEVHGEDASLAVPDPNRFDGQVRILPLDGRWDPVQARAGYAEASRGVGLVDQVRADPQRPPRAGGEFALHVLEVMTALLRSADEGRRIELTSTVRRPTPVPYTGVEDWKEARAAAG